In one Variovorax sp. V213 genomic region, the following are encoded:
- a CDS encoding universal stress protein, which yields MNPLRSILVHLDGTARAEARLRLAQRLAQAHQCTLTALFAVTPAVLPTLALPGGLPAMPTRGPVDPEHRARALAMFERALQDSPVRSDWQELRGEPVTESFVHRALTADLMVLGQRNPRDATGFDVPGDFVEAALLGSGKPALIVPFAGEPSARLETVLVAWRSTREAANALATALPLLRNAKQVHLVGTADESPGGLAPAMAQVRSYLLMHGVGQMHEHPPLDARYPGKALLSLAGNVGADLLVMGCYGHSRARELVLGGVTRTVLDSATVPVWMAH from the coding sequence ATGAATCCGCTCCGTTCCATCCTCGTCCATCTGGACGGCACCGCCCGCGCCGAGGCACGGCTGCGGCTCGCCCAACGGCTCGCACAGGCCCACCAGTGCACGCTGACCGCGCTCTTCGCAGTCACGCCTGCAGTGCTGCCGACGCTGGCCCTGCCCGGCGGCCTGCCGGCGATGCCCACGCGGGGCCCGGTCGATCCGGAACATCGGGCGCGCGCGCTGGCGATGTTCGAGCGCGCGCTGCAGGACAGCCCCGTGCGCAGCGACTGGCAGGAGCTTCGCGGCGAGCCGGTCACCGAAAGCTTTGTGCACCGTGCGTTGACCGCTGACCTCATGGTGCTTGGACAGCGCAATCCGCGCGACGCCACCGGCTTCGACGTGCCCGGAGATTTCGTCGAGGCGGCGCTGCTCGGCAGCGGCAAGCCCGCCCTGATCGTTCCTTTCGCAGGCGAGCCATCGGCAAGGCTGGAGACGGTGCTGGTCGCATGGCGTTCCACACGCGAAGCTGCGAACGCATTGGCCACCGCCCTGCCCTTGCTGCGGAATGCGAAACAGGTTCACCTCGTCGGTACCGCGGACGAGAGTCCCGGCGGCCTGGCGCCTGCGATGGCGCAGGTTCGAAGCTATCTGCTGATGCATGGCGTCGGGCAGATGCACGAGCATCCGCCCCTGGACGCCAGATACCCGGGCAAGGCCCTGCTGTCGCTCGCCGGGAACGTGGGCGCCGATCTGCTCGTGATGGGCTGCTATGGGCACAGCCGGGCCAGAGAGCTGGTGCTGGGCGGCGTCACGCGCACCGTGCTGGATTCGGCCACCGTGCCTGTGTGGATGGCCCACTGA
- a CDS encoding universal stress protein: MKFKTILVHLDHSDRSPARAALAARWARVHGSHLVGLLPTGTYDGVIPADAIPTGMTDFIAESADYLRRRAEAISREFREGIAATGILPYEVRLVDGATIDAVVQHGHASDLVVLGQDDASSATDVSVHGLAGHVLMEVGRPVLIVPSAGQFEGVARNAVVAWNGSRESAVALHAALPALRCASRVTLVSFRHPNEDDDDRQPSIADMLQFLSRHGIHATFERNITDIDVADALLSRVSDLGADLLVMGGYGHSRLRELVLGGVTRQILAKMTVPVLTAH; encoded by the coding sequence ATGAAATTCAAGACCATCCTCGTCCACCTCGACCATTCGGACCGCAGTCCGGCGCGCGCAGCGCTGGCGGCGCGATGGGCCAGGGTGCACGGAAGCCATCTTGTCGGCCTCCTGCCCACAGGGACGTACGACGGAGTGATTCCAGCCGATGCCATCCCCACGGGCATGACCGACTTCATTGCGGAATCGGCCGACTACCTGCGCCGGCGCGCTGAAGCCATCAGCCGGGAGTTCAGGGAAGGCATCGCGGCGACGGGCATCCTCCCGTACGAGGTTCGTCTGGTCGACGGCGCGACCATCGATGCCGTGGTGCAACATGGCCACGCGAGCGATCTCGTCGTGCTGGGGCAGGACGACGCCTCGAGCGCGACGGACGTCTCGGTGCACGGGCTCGCGGGCCATGTGCTGATGGAAGTGGGGCGGCCCGTTCTGATCGTGCCGTCCGCCGGGCAATTCGAAGGCGTCGCAAGGAACGCCGTGGTCGCATGGAACGGCTCGCGGGAATCCGCCGTCGCCCTGCATGCGGCCCTGCCGGCGCTGCGCTGCGCATCGCGCGTGACGCTCGTTTCCTTCCGGCATCCCAACGAAGATGACGACGATCGGCAACCCTCCATCGCGGACATGCTCCAGTTCCTGTCGCGACACGGCATCCATGCGACGTTCGAGCGGAACATCACGGACATCGACGTCGCGGACGCGCTGCTGTCGCGCGTCTCGGACCTGGGGGCCGACCTGCTCGTGATGGGGGGATACGGGCATTCGCGGCTGCGCGAACTGGTGCTGGGCGGCGTCACGCGGCAGATTCTTGCGAAGATGACCGTGCCGGTCCTGACGGCGCATTGA
- a CDS encoding AAA family ATPase: MERIDTTLVTALRERLRQVSGTEIETVETHISWVLLTPALAYKLKKPVHLPFVDFSSVAAREHFCNEELRLNRRFAPSLYLGVVPVYGTVDAPRIGGDGKDETSEPIDHLVCMRRFPESAVLRSQLRAPSFDPALLDRFAQRLAASHASAGRATPPSPFGDPGQIALAATRIVAQLRAQVGIPRLEPVQQWIDDKACELRMAWFARQQGGAARECHGDLHTANIVCLDAELVAFDCIEFDPALRWIDVMSDVAFLTMDLKARGRRDLAFRFLDAWLQHSGDYEGLPVLVFYEVYRSLVRGLASCLGPGHEAPDGTAGGVDYMACAHELMRDTHGGARLMITHGFSGSGKSSIASQLVQFAGAVRIRSDVERKRLFGLGPLARSAGQGIDIYTPEATRRTFDRMWACARSALLAGCPVIVDAAFLRRGERRNFERLAAELGVSCSILDCRASDAVLRHRVAQRCAHGDDASEADLQVLDRQLAYHEPLDDGESARAIEVFTDGAVDVASIESRWRDAAAKSA, translated from the coding sequence ATGGAACGAATCGATACGACCCTCGTCACGGCGCTGCGAGAGCGATTGCGGCAGGTGTCGGGCACCGAAATCGAAACGGTCGAGACGCACATCTCCTGGGTATTGCTGACGCCGGCGCTGGCCTACAAGCTCAAGAAGCCCGTGCATCTTCCGTTCGTCGATTTCTCCAGCGTCGCGGCGCGCGAGCACTTCTGCAACGAGGAACTCAGGCTCAACCGGCGCTTCGCCCCGTCGCTGTACCTGGGCGTGGTGCCGGTATACGGCACGGTCGACGCGCCGCGGATCGGCGGTGACGGAAAGGATGAAACCAGCGAGCCGATCGACCACCTGGTCTGCATGCGTCGCTTTCCCGAATCGGCGGTGCTGCGCAGCCAGTTGCGCGCTCCTTCTTTCGATCCGGCGCTGCTCGATCGCTTTGCGCAGCGCCTGGCGGCCTCCCATGCAAGCGCCGGCCGCGCAACGCCGCCCAGCCCGTTCGGCGACCCCGGGCAAATCGCCTTGGCGGCGACGCGCATCGTCGCCCAGTTGCGCGCGCAGGTTGGCATCCCACGTCTCGAGCCGGTGCAGCAATGGATCGACGACAAGGCGTGCGAGCTGCGCATGGCCTGGTTCGCTCGCCAGCAGGGCGGTGCGGCACGGGAATGCCACGGCGACCTGCACACCGCGAACATCGTCTGCCTGGACGCCGAACTGGTGGCCTTCGATTGCATCGAGTTCGACCCCGCGCTGCGATGGATCGATGTGATGAGCGATGTCGCGTTTCTCACCATGGACCTGAAGGCGCGAGGCCGGCGCGATCTCGCGTTTCGCTTCCTCGATGCCTGGCTGCAGCACAGCGGCGACTACGAAGGCCTGCCGGTGCTGGTGTTCTACGAGGTGTACCGGTCGCTCGTGCGGGGGCTTGCGTCTTGCCTCGGCCCAGGGCACGAGGCGCCGGATGGCACGGCCGGCGGCGTCGACTACATGGCGTGCGCGCACGAGCTGATGCGGGACACCCATGGCGGCGCCCGTCTCATGATCACCCATGGCTTCTCCGGTTCGGGCAAGTCGAGCATTGCCTCGCAGCTGGTGCAGTTCGCGGGTGCCGTCCGCATCCGCTCGGACGTGGAGCGCAAGCGCCTTTTCGGCCTTGGCCCGCTGGCCCGATCGGCGGGGCAGGGCATCGACATCTATACGCCCGAAGCCACCCGGCGCACGTTCGACCGGATGTGGGCCTGCGCGCGCTCCGCCTTGCTCGCGGGCTGCCCGGTGATCGTGGACGCGGCCTTCCTGCGGCGGGGCGAGCGCCGGAACTTCGAACGCCTTGCAGCCGAGTTGGGTGTGTCCTGCTCGATTCTCGATTGCCGCGCGAGCGATGCGGTGCTGCGGCACCGGGTGGCCCAGCGCTGCGCCCATGGGGACGACGCGTCCGAGGCCGACCTTCAGGTGCTCGATCGGCAGCTGGCGTACCACGAACCGCTGGACGACGGGGAAAGCGCGCGCGCCATCGAGGTGTTCACCGACGGCGCCGTCGACGTTGCGTCGATCGAATCGCGATGGCGGGATGCAGCCGCCAAAAGCGCGTAG
- a CDS encoding cation-translocating P-type ATPase: protein MNDPQDAGTLARDAHLHPVAALAAHLGVDPREGLRADEALKRQEFHGRNSLPESPPRSLARRVLDQFRDFMVLVLIAAALLSGLIGDVADTVAIGVIVVLNAAIGLAQEWRAERALDALKRLASPHATVRREGSTQILETSQLVPGDVVLLEAGNLVPADLRLHHAAHLRVDESTLTGESVTVEKHTAHLPHGAHALGDRLNMAFKGTLVTHGRAEGLVTATGAQTELGRVAGLLRDTEARSTPLQLRLASFGKRLSLVVLCICALIFGIGVVRGEAVLLMALTAISLAVAAIPEALPAVVTVLLALGARRMVKVNALVRRLPSVETLGSVSVICSDKTGTLTQNRMRVQVVDLLAGGSRESIWRAVLLCTDASIDAQGAWMGDPTETALVEAAQADGVDPGAVRAAHARLHEWPFDSERKRMSTLHRAHEGWLAVTKGAPETVLPRCTRLASGQGDLLLDGAEALFAAEALAAQGLRVLAVAHRCFAKDPAGQAADAVESDMVLLGLVGLADPPRPQAKAAVADCRSAGITPVMITGDHPATAMAIARELGIAEGNAPPLTGAQLGAMDDDALQRAARDVRVYARVDPAQKIRIVRALQAQGQFVAMTGDGVNDAPALKQADIGVAMGLGGTDVAREAASLVLLDDNFASIVAAVGEGRRIFDNIRKFIRYAMTGNSGEIWTLFLAPLMGMPIPLLPLHILWVNLVTDGLPGLALAAEPAERDVMRRPPRAPGESVFAGGLWQHALWVGLLIAALCLGIQAWALKTGMHWQTMVFTVLTLSQMGHVLAIRSETDSLFTQGLRSNLPLAGAVLSTLVLQLAVIYVPALQAVFRTEALTAGELGLCLACAAGVFFAVEAEKWIRRQTARRLRRVSATG, encoded by the coding sequence ATGAACGATCCGCAAGATGCCGGCACGCTGGCGCGCGACGCGCACCTGCATCCCGTCGCCGCGCTCGCGGCTCACCTGGGCGTGGACCCCCGCGAGGGCCTGCGCGCCGACGAGGCTCTGAAGCGCCAGGAGTTTCACGGCCGCAACAGCCTGCCGGAATCACCGCCCCGCAGCCTGGCTCGACGGGTGCTCGATCAGTTCCGAGACTTCATGGTGCTGGTCCTGATTGCGGCGGCATTGCTGTCCGGCCTCATCGGGGATGTCGCGGACACCGTGGCCATCGGCGTCATCGTCGTGCTCAACGCCGCCATCGGCCTCGCCCAGGAGTGGCGGGCAGAGCGCGCGCTCGATGCGCTCAAGCGGTTGGCCAGTCCGCATGCCACCGTGCGGCGCGAGGGCAGTACCCAGATCCTGGAGACGAGCCAGCTGGTGCCTGGCGACGTGGTGCTGCTCGAGGCAGGCAACCTCGTGCCGGCCGATCTTCGCCTGCACCATGCCGCGCATCTGCGGGTGGATGAATCGACGCTGACCGGGGAGTCGGTCACGGTGGAAAAACACACCGCGCATCTGCCCCATGGCGCGCACGCGCTGGGCGATAGGCTCAACATGGCATTCAAGGGAACGCTGGTCACGCACGGCCGGGCCGAAGGACTGGTGACCGCCACCGGCGCCCAGACCGAGCTGGGCCGCGTGGCCGGCCTGCTGCGCGACACAGAGGCGCGAAGCACGCCGCTGCAGTTGCGCCTGGCTTCGTTCGGCAAGCGGCTGTCCCTGGTGGTCCTGTGCATCTGCGCGCTGATCTTTGGCATTGGCGTGGTGCGCGGCGAAGCGGTGCTGCTCATGGCGTTGACCGCCATCAGCCTGGCGGTCGCGGCCATTCCCGAGGCACTGCCTGCCGTGGTGACCGTGCTGCTCGCGCTGGGCGCTCGCCGCATGGTGAAGGTGAACGCGCTCGTTCGCCGTCTGCCCTCCGTCGAAACGCTCGGCTCCGTGAGCGTGATCTGCTCCGACAAGACCGGCACCCTGACGCAGAACCGGATGCGGGTCCAGGTGGTGGATCTTCTTGCCGGTGGATCACGGGAATCCATTTGGCGTGCGGTGCTGCTGTGCACCGACGCCAGCATCGATGCCCAGGGAGCGTGGATGGGAGACCCCACCGAGACCGCACTGGTCGAAGCCGCCCAGGCCGATGGCGTCGATCCCGGTGCGGTGCGCGCAGCCCATGCCCGCTTGCACGAGTGGCCTTTCGACTCCGAGCGCAAGCGCATGAGTACGCTGCACCGCGCGCATGAAGGCTGGCTCGCCGTCACCAAGGGCGCACCCGAAACGGTGCTGCCGCGCTGCACCCGACTGGCATCAGGGCAGGGAGATCTGCTGCTGGACGGCGCCGAGGCCCTGTTCGCCGCGGAGGCACTGGCAGCGCAAGGGCTGCGCGTGCTCGCGGTGGCGCACCGCTGCTTCGCCAAGGACCCCGCGGGCCAGGCCGCCGATGCCGTCGAATCCGACATGGTCCTGCTCGGGCTCGTGGGGCTGGCCGATCCGCCGCGCCCTCAGGCCAAGGCCGCCGTGGCCGACTGCCGCAGCGCGGGCATCACGCCGGTGATGATCACCGGCGACCATCCGGCAACGGCAATGGCCATCGCGCGCGAACTCGGCATTGCCGAGGGCAACGCGCCGCCGCTCACGGGTGCGCAGCTCGGCGCGATGGACGACGACGCGTTGCAGCGCGCGGCCCGCGACGTGCGCGTGTATGCACGGGTCGACCCGGCCCAGAAGATCCGGATTGTCAGGGCGCTGCAGGCCCAGGGCCAGTTCGTGGCCATGACCGGCGACGGCGTCAACGACGCGCCCGCGCTCAAGCAGGCGGACATCGGCGTGGCGATGGGATTGGGCGGCACCGACGTCGCTCGCGAGGCGGCGAGCCTCGTGCTGCTCGACGACAATTTCGCGAGCATCGTGGCGGCCGTCGGCGAGGGACGGCGTATCTTCGACAACATCCGAAAGTTCATCCGCTACGCGATGACGGGGAACTCCGGGGAGATCTGGACCTTGTTCCTCGCACCTCTGATGGGCATGCCGATCCCGCTATTGCCGCTGCACATTCTCTGGGTCAATCTGGTGACCGACGGGCTACCTGGCCTCGCCCTTGCCGCCGAGCCTGCCGAGCGAGACGTCATGCGGCGCCCGCCGCGCGCGCCAGGCGAAAGCGTGTTTGCGGGCGGGCTGTGGCAGCACGCGCTGTGGGTCGGCTTGCTGATTGCCGCGCTGTGCCTGGGCATCCAGGCCTGGGCCCTGAAGACCGGCATGCACTGGCAGACGATGGTGTTCACGGTGCTCACGCTGTCGCAGATGGGGCATGTGCTGGCCATTCGCTCGGAGACCGATTCGCTGTTCACCCAGGGGCTGCGAAGCAACTTGCCGCTGGCCGGCGCGGTCCTGTCAACGCTGGTGCTCCAGCTCGCGGTGATCTACGTGCCTGCCTTGCAGGCGGTGTTTCGCACCGAGGCTCTGACGGCCGGCGAACTGGGGCTGTGCCTGGCCTGCGCGGCGGGGGTCTTTTTCGCGGTGGAGGCTGAAAAATGGATCCGCCGCCAGACGGCTCGCAGGCTTCGGCGCGTCAGTGCGACGGGCTGA
- a CDS encoding GNAT family N-acetyltransferase, protein MSIRHLDRLLSPASVAVFGASNRPGSVGATVWRNLRAGPFAGPVYGVNPKHSSLDGVPIFAAAAHLPAAPDLALICTPPATVAPLVAELGALGTRAVVIVTAGLSAEQRKAALDAARPFTLRLLGPNCLGLLSPHIGLNASFAHTDALAGDVAFVSQSGALVTAVLDWTRSRGVGLSHLISLGDHCDVDFGDLLDHLASDAHTRSILLYVESIESPRKFMSAARAAARNKPVIVVKAGRAGNGVKAAASHTGALAGSDTVYDAAIRRAGMLRVDTLQELFIAAETLSRFRGNRHTTLTVMTNGGGAGVMAADAAAQEGVALAEPDAALLARLDAILPAHWSRANPVDIIGDAPVERYAETLSALLADDSAGAVLFMHAPTAIVRSEDIARVCLPLVRSHASRVMSAWLGDNAVAQARKLFEDAGIADYATPEEAVHAFAMLQTYRRNQDILMETPSASPHASPDAAAVRAPLEAAMAEGREWLGEQEAKALLKAYGIEVVPTLAVTATAEAAVEAARGLGYPVALKILSRDITHKSDVGGVRLGLDSEAAVAGAAREMLEAVRSARPLARIDGFTVQPAVHRPHAQELIVGASIDSVFGPVILCGQGGTAVEVIGDTAIALPPLNRALARELVSRTRVARLLAGFRDHPPARLDALYDVLVAVSQMLADLPQLAELDINPLWVDENGALALDARVRLSRTPVAGAERFAILPYPAQWVRTQSWNGRQIVVRPIRPEDEAQHRRFFESLDAEDIRMRVFSTRRELPRSELARLTQIDYDREMAFIAEGLDAQGCAETLGVARTVSDPDNVEAEFAIIVRSDLKGQGLGTLLFERLIEHARRRGIERLVGFVLRENTRMLKLSTALGFKADPAEPPASGLRRMVMDLAPRAIPTWSSA, encoded by the coding sequence TTGAGCATTCGCCATCTCGATCGCCTGCTGTCGCCGGCCTCCGTCGCCGTGTTCGGCGCCTCCAACCGGCCCGGCAGCGTCGGCGCCACGGTGTGGCGCAACCTGCGCGCCGGCCCTTTCGCGGGGCCGGTGTACGGTGTGAACCCGAAGCACTCCTCGCTGGATGGCGTGCCCATCTTCGCGGCAGCGGCCCATCTGCCCGCGGCGCCCGACCTGGCGCTGATCTGCACGCCACCGGCCACCGTGGCGCCGCTGGTCGCCGAACTCGGCGCGCTCGGCACCCGCGCGGTGGTCATCGTCACGGCGGGACTGAGCGCGGAACAGAGGAAGGCCGCGCTGGACGCGGCGCGCCCGTTCACACTGCGGCTGCTCGGCCCCAACTGCCTGGGGCTGCTCAGCCCGCACATCGGACTGAACGCCAGCTTCGCGCACACCGATGCGCTGGCGGGCGACGTGGCGTTCGTCTCGCAATCGGGCGCGCTGGTCACTGCCGTGCTCGACTGGACGCGCAGCCGCGGCGTGGGCCTGTCGCACCTGATCTCCCTGGGCGACCACTGCGACGTCGACTTCGGCGATCTGCTCGACCACCTGGCCAGCGATGCGCACACCCGATCGATCCTGCTCTACGTGGAGTCGATCGAATCGCCGCGCAAGTTCATGTCGGCCGCGCGGGCCGCCGCGCGCAACAAGCCCGTGATCGTGGTGAAGGCCGGCCGCGCCGGCAACGGCGTGAAGGCGGCAGCCTCGCACACCGGCGCGCTGGCCGGCTCCGACACGGTGTATGACGCGGCCATCCGGCGCGCCGGCATGCTGCGCGTCGACACCCTGCAGGAACTGTTCATTGCCGCCGAGACGCTGTCGCGCTTTCGCGGCAATCGGCACACCACGCTCACGGTCATGACCAATGGCGGCGGCGCCGGCGTCATGGCCGCCGACGCGGCCGCGCAAGAGGGCGTGGCGCTCGCGGAGCCCGACGCCGCCCTTCTGGCCCGCCTCGATGCCATCCTGCCGGCCCATTGGTCGCGCGCCAATCCCGTCGACATCATCGGCGACGCGCCGGTCGAGCGCTATGCGGAGACCCTCTCGGCCCTGCTGGCCGACGACTCGGCGGGCGCCGTGCTCTTCATGCATGCACCGACCGCCATCGTGCGCAGCGAGGACATCGCGCGAGTCTGCCTGCCGCTGGTGCGCAGCCATGCCTCGCGCGTGATGAGCGCCTGGCTCGGCGACAACGCGGTGGCGCAGGCGCGCAAGCTCTTCGAGGACGCCGGCATCGCCGACTACGCCACGCCGGAAGAAGCGGTGCACGCCTTCGCCATGCTGCAGACCTACCGGCGCAACCAGGACATCCTGATGGAGACGCCGAGCGCCAGCCCCCACGCCTCGCCCGACGCCGCCGCGGTCCGTGCGCCGCTGGAGGCCGCCATGGCCGAAGGCCGCGAGTGGCTGGGCGAACAGGAGGCCAAGGCACTGCTGAAGGCCTACGGGATCGAGGTCGTGCCCACGCTGGCGGTCACAGCGACGGCCGAGGCAGCCGTCGAGGCGGCGCGCGGCCTGGGCTATCCGGTGGCGCTCAAGATCCTGTCGCGCGACATCACCCACAAGTCGGATGTGGGCGGCGTGCGGCTCGGACTGGACAGCGAAGCCGCCGTGGCCGGCGCCGCCCGCGAGATGCTCGAGGCGGTGCGAAGCGCCAGGCCGCTGGCGCGGATCGACGGCTTCACCGTGCAGCCCGCGGTGCACCGCCCGCATGCGCAGGAACTGATCGTGGGCGCCAGCATCGACAGCGTGTTCGGCCCCGTGATCCTCTGCGGGCAGGGCGGTACCGCGGTCGAGGTGATCGGCGACACGGCCATCGCGCTGCCGCCGCTGAACCGCGCGCTGGCCCGCGAGCTGGTGTCGCGCACCCGCGTGGCGCGGCTGCTGGCCGGTTTTCGCGACCACCCGCCGGCCCGGCTCGACGCGTTGTACGACGTGCTGGTGGCGGTCTCGCAGATGCTGGCCGACCTGCCGCAGCTGGCCGAGCTCGACATCAACCCGCTGTGGGTCGACGAGAACGGCGCGCTGGCGCTCGATGCGCGTGTTCGGCTGTCGCGCACGCCCGTGGCCGGCGCCGAACGCTTCGCCATCCTGCCCTACCCGGCGCAGTGGGTGCGCACGCAAAGCTGGAACGGCCGCCAGATCGTGGTGCGGCCGATCCGCCCCGAGGACGAGGCGCAGCACCGGCGCTTCTTCGAATCGCTGGACGCGGAAGACATCCGCATGCGCGTCTTCTCGACCCGCAGGGAACTGCCGCGCAGCGAACTCGCCCGCCTCACGCAGATCGACTACGACCGCGAGATGGCCTTCATCGCCGAGGGCCTCGATGCCCAGGGCTGCGCCGAGACCCTGGGCGTGGCCCGCACGGTGAGCGACCCCGACAACGTGGAGGCCGAGTTCGCGATCATCGTGCGCTCCGACCTCAAGGGCCAGGGGCTGGGCACCCTGCTCTTCGAGCGCCTGATCGAGCATGCGCGCCGCCGCGGCATCGAGCGCCTGGTCGGCTTCGTGCTGCGCGAGAACACGCGCATGCTGAAGCTCTCGACCGCCTTGGGCTTCAAGGCCGACCCGGCGGAGCCGCCGGCCTCGGGCCTGCGGCGAATGGTGATGGACCTGGCGCCCCGAGCGATCCCGACGTGGTCGTCGGCGTGA
- a CDS encoding NnrS family protein, with product MLLGFALVLLAALVRVLLPLVSPAHTVAAALFFSAFWSLGFGLYAVRYWPVLTRARLDGKPG from the coding sequence ATGCTGTTGGGCTTCGCGCTGGTTCTGCTCGCCGCATTGGTCCGGGTTCTGCTGCCCCTGGTGTCCCCGGCCCATACCGTTGCCGCGGCGCTTTTTTTCAGCGCGTTCTGGAGCCTGGGTTTCGGCCTCTATGCGGTGCGCTACTGGCCCGTGCTGACCCGGGCGCGCCTGGACGGCAAGCCCGGCTGA
- a CDS encoding IclR family transcriptional regulator, producing the protein MAKPAPNRKAKAREALGPGTPVERLFAVLTLASKMGMISAADVVYMLDLPRPTAHRMIATLEELRFLQKMPVKGKYAIAPKLVGLATSILGSTIVYAPIQSLLTGLAQKTGETCGLAVMSSGEVEYIASVMGQSPLTLQFQAGQKAPLHSTSSGQVFLAGLGDDELAKFLASGPWEALTPKTITDPKAMKDKLRKVRADGFASNESEYIVGVVGAAVPIHGADNQVVAALTISAPRSRRTLDEVHAMVPTVKTYAERMRRSIAQQS; encoded by the coding sequence ATGGCCAAGCCTGCACCAAATCGGAAAGCCAAGGCGCGCGAAGCACTTGGGCCTGGAACGCCGGTCGAGCGGCTGTTTGCGGTGCTGACGCTCGCATCGAAGATGGGGATGATCTCCGCCGCGGACGTCGTCTACATGCTCGATCTCCCGCGGCCGACTGCCCACCGGATGATTGCGACGCTGGAGGAGCTTCGATTCCTCCAGAAGATGCCCGTCAAGGGCAAATATGCGATTGCGCCAAAGCTGGTGGGCTTGGCGACATCGATTCTCGGGTCGACCATCGTCTACGCGCCCATTCAATCCTTGTTGACGGGCCTCGCCCAGAAGACCGGAGAAACGTGTGGACTTGCCGTGATGTCCAGCGGGGAGGTGGAGTACATCGCGAGCGTGATGGGCCAGTCTCCCTTGACGCTCCAGTTTCAGGCGGGCCAGAAGGCACCGCTGCACAGTACCTCCAGCGGCCAGGTGTTCCTGGCCGGACTCGGCGATGACGAGCTCGCAAAATTCCTTGCCTCGGGCCCCTGGGAAGCCCTCACGCCGAAGACCATCACTGATCCCAAGGCCATGAAGGACAAGTTGCGCAAGGTCCGCGCCGACGGCTTCGCCTCCAACGAGTCGGAGTACATCGTCGGAGTGGTCGGGGCCGCGGTTCCGATTCACGGTGCCGACAACCAGGTGGTTGCGGCACTGACCATTTCGGCGCCAAGAAGTCGTCGCACCCTTGACGAGGTCCACGCCATGGTCCCGACAGTCAAGACATACGCGGAGCGCATGAGGCGTTCGATCGCACAGCAATCCTGA
- a CDS encoding amino acid ABC transporter permease: MNHFDFSVIVQAWPFLVKGLIFSLELTAVGFIGGLVLGIGLALVRHLEVPFAAPLATGYITLIRSVPLIMVLFWFFFLMPLILMWLTGASRPVQIGPVWTAFVTFTLFEAAYYAEIIRAGFKSIAKGQFAASKALGMTTLQTYGSIILPQVLRVVSPILLTQTIILFQDTSLVYVLSVTDLLGAASKVAQRDGRLVEMYLAVAVVYMVICCATSQLVAVLKRRYAVPDRR; this comes from the coding sequence ATGAATCACTTCGACTTCTCGGTCATCGTCCAGGCCTGGCCGTTCCTGGTCAAGGGCCTGATCTTCTCGCTCGAGCTCACCGCTGTCGGCTTCATCGGCGGGCTGGTCCTGGGCATCGGCCTGGCTCTGGTGCGGCATCTCGAGGTTCCGTTCGCCGCCCCATTGGCGACCGGCTACATCACGTTGATCCGTTCGGTGCCGCTCATCATGGTGCTGTTCTGGTTCTTCTTTCTGATGCCGCTGATCCTCATGTGGCTGACCGGCGCCTCGCGCCCTGTCCAGATCGGCCCCGTGTGGACCGCCTTTGTGACCTTCACGCTGTTCGAGGCGGCGTACTACGCGGAGATCATCCGCGCCGGCTTCAAATCCATCGCGAAGGGCCAGTTCGCTGCCTCCAAGGCCCTTGGGATGACGACCCTTCAAACCTACGGCTCCATCATCCTTCCGCAGGTCCTGCGCGTCGTCAGCCCGATACTTCTCACCCAGACCATCATCCTTTTCCAGGACACTTCCCTGGTGTACGTACTTTCCGTCACCGACTTGCTGGGCGCCGCGTCCAAGGTGGCCCAGCGAGACGGGCGCCTCGTCGAGATGTACCTGGCCGTGGCCGTGGTGTACATGGTCATCTGCTGCGCGACGTCGCAGCTGGTGGCCGTGCTGAAGCGGCGCTACGCCGTGCCGGACCGCCGCTGA